A window of Acropora muricata isolate sample 2 chromosome 3, ASM3666990v1, whole genome shotgun sequence contains these coding sequences:
- the LOC136910346 gene encoding uncharacterized protein — protein MSLSLMLSMLIAGILFPWGIQTHDVDVDIDADVDIDTGPDITINGDVYCVSGEMQVEELTKGTITVSQLSNGDIIRGIRGAHRIHGWCRVEAVDPREGNEIFTTYDGFTAGHMVIDADTVHAYGKKGNATKSRLYTLATECDAAVNAAGQAFTPISTAFCPHELSWSEYLPLMAAIRRVTSRTGYFWYFSDAFFNNETARVPEWKNMLHDMCTELLRCAREGQCQKFEKVMEEFVHEHMNPKYRVIVDHMFPNIGGDVEKSETGTITELVRPQEKSNPLLFVAVGSAVAMVLVIVAAAFLVRRARVTRKAKTAKDPDPSDHPQARAQNVET, from the coding sequence ATGAGTCTTTCACTGATGCTTTCGATGTTAATCGCCGGGATCCTTTTCCCATGGGGAATTCAAACCCATGATGTCGACGTCGACATCGACGCCGACGTCGACATCGACACCGGCCCCGACATCACAATTAATGGCGATGTCTACTGTGTGTCCGGTGAGATGCAGGTCGAGGAACTCACAAAGGGCACCATTACTGTATCCCAGCTGTCCAATGGGGACATCATCCGTGGTATCAGAGGAGCCCATCGCATCCATGGCTGGTGCAGGGTAGAAGCCGTTGATCCCAGAGAAGGCAACGAAATCTTCACCACTTACGACGGCTTCACAGCCGGTCACATGGTCATCGATGCTGACACTGTTCACGCATACGGGAAAAAAGGTAACGCCACGAAAAGTCGACTCTACACGCTTGCCACTGAGTGTGACGCCGCGGTGAATGCAGCTGGTCAGGCTTTTACTCCAATCAGCACTGCATTCTGTCCTCATGAGCTGAGCTGGAGCGAGTATCTCCCACTGATGGCGGCGATTCGTCGGGTAACCTCTCGTACAGGATACTTTTGGTATTTCAGCGATGCCTTCTTCAACAACGAGACTGCCAGAGTTCCGGAATGGAAGAACATGCTGCATGATATGTGCACTGAGCTTCTGCGGTGCGCACGCGAAGGACAATGCCAGAAGTTCGAGAAAGTTATGGAAGAGTTTGTGCACGAGCATATGAATCCAAAGTACAGGGTGATTGTAGATCACATGTTCCCTAACATTGGTGGTGACGTGGAAAAATCAGAAACTGGTACCATCACCGAGCTGGTTCGTCCGCAAGAGAAAAGCAACCCTTTGCTGTTCGTTGCTGTGGGTAGCGCTGTTGCTATGGTTCTCGTCATCGTTGCAGCAGCTTTCCTTGTGCGCCGAGCAAGAGTAACACGAAAGGCAAAGACAGCAAAGGATCCTGACCCAAGCGACCATCCTCAAGCTAGAGCCCAAAATGTGGAGACCTGA